Proteins encoded together in one Burkholderiales bacterium window:
- a CDS encoding PilZ domain-containing protein: MSENDRLASVPARPGALALNIREQAILYAAYMPFVKGGGIFIPTTKPYRLGVEIFMLIGLLGDPNKIPVAGKVVWITPAGSQGGRAQGVGVQFQADESGSAARARIEGLLAGQLALNRPTHTM; this comes from the coding sequence ATGTCGGAGAACGATCGCCTCGCGTCCGTACCCGCGCGCCCCGGTGCCTTGGCTCTGAACATCCGCGAGCAGGCCATCCTGTATGCGGCCTACATGCCCTTTGTCAAGGGAGGCGGCATCTTCATACCCACCACCAAACCCTATCGCCTGGGCGTTGAGATCTTCATGCTCATCGGCTTACTTGGTGATCCGAACAAGATCCCGGTTGCGGGCAAAGTGGTCTGGATTACCCCGGCTGGCAGCCAAGGCGGCCGAGCGCAGGGCGTCGGGGTCCAGTTCCAGGCCGATGAGAGTGGATCCGCTGCCCGCGCCCGGATCGAGGGCTTGCTGGCTGGCCAGCTGGCGCTGAATCGTCCTACTCATACCATGTAG
- the tmk gene encoding dTMP kinase: MTGGRFITFEGVDGAGKSTHLAWSAEWFRGRGYIITVTREPGGTPLGEKLRNLLLHGEPMLQPETEALLMFAARKEHLERVIRPALDRGEIVLCDRFTDASFAYQGGGRGVPFDRLRELEEWIQAGFQPHLTLYFDLPVEAARARIAGLKTLDRFEREDPRFFERVRAAYLRRVKEAPNRIVVIDAGQSIAAVQAELERQLLRLCQP, translated from the coding sequence GTGACCGGCGGACGATTCATCACCTTCGAAGGGGTCGACGGCGCGGGCAAGAGCACCCACTTGGCCTGGTCGGCGGAATGGTTCCGTGGACGCGGTTACATCATCACGGTGACCAGAGAGCCGGGGGGCACGCCGCTGGGAGAGAAGCTGCGCAACCTCCTGCTGCACGGGGAGCCGATGCTTCAGCCGGAAACGGAAGCCTTGCTCATGTTTGCCGCGCGAAAAGAGCATCTTGAGCGCGTCATCCGCCCCGCACTGGACCGCGGAGAAATCGTCCTGTGCGACCGCTTCACGGATGCAAGTTTCGCCTATCAGGGAGGAGGGCGCGGCGTGCCGTTCGATCGACTACGAGAGCTGGAGGAGTGGATCCAGGCCGGATTCCAGCCTCATCTGACGCTGTATTTCGACCTTCCGGTGGAAGCAGCCCGCGCCCGGATCGCTGGCCTGAAGACGCTTGACCGTTTCGAACGGGAGGATCCACGCTTTTTCGAGCGCGTCCGCGCAGCCTATCTGCGCCGCGTGAAGGAGGCGCCGAACCGGATCGTAGTGATCGACGCAGGGCAGAGCATCGCAGCAGTCCAGGCAGAGCTCGAGCGGCAATTGCTTCGCCTATGTCAGCCCTAG